One stretch of Synergistaceae bacterium DNA includes these proteins:
- a CDS encoding amidohydrolase family protein codes for MGYTLLCDCQQAESPYAELVKMAKNGEFTARVSGVHNVNDSTRDEDIKQAVANRNKFNVDDLFTVDTVKYFADGTFSMIEPYIETAGDKAGTREPLLWDEQHMKESMALANKEGFNIHTHAMGNYAIRRVIDCYENAQNLYPNPRIRNIIAHCTFIAPEDKIRMGRSHIIASNQPGWFSDTPTSETVMVAYWGEDVVRHEYPSKSLIDNGVICAYGSDFFVSPVYGLSGIQAAMTRKRVKLDSTYELYKNIPAAMPSECVSLKEALKAHTINAAYQAHLENITGSIEVGKSAEFAVLDSDIENTPAENIQDIRVLETVFKGKTVFKRA; via the coding sequence ATGGGATACACGCTTTTATGTGATTGTCAGCAGGCCGAGTCGCCTTATGCAGAACTCGTGAAAATGGCCAAGAACGGCGAATTTACAGCTAGAGTGTCGGGCGTTCATAACGTCAATGACTCAACAAGAGACGAAGACATAAAACAAGCAGTCGCCAACCGCAATAAATTTAATGTTGATGATCTCTTCACTGTTGATACTGTAAAATATTTTGCTGACGGTACATTTTCCATGATTGAGCCTTATATCGAGACCGCCGGCGATAAAGCAGGTACAAGAGAGCCGTTATTATGGGATGAACAGCACATGAAAGAATCTATGGCACTAGCTAACAAAGAAGGCTTCAACATTCATACACATGCTATGGGAAATTATGCGATTCGCAGAGTAATTGACTGTTACGAGAACGCGCAAAATTTATACCCGAATCCCCGAATCAGAAATATTATCGCTCATTGCACGTTTATAGCACCTGAAGACAAAATACGCATGGGCAGGAGTCATATAATCGCAAGCAATCAGCCCGGCTGGTTCAGTGATACGCCTACAAGTGAAACTGTTATGGTCGCTTACTGGGGTGAAGATGTTGTCAGACATGAATATCCGAGCAAATCATTAATAGATAACGGCGTAATCTGTGCTTATGGGTCAGACTTTTTTGTGAGTCCCGTTTATGGTCTTTCCGGTATTCAAGCAGCTATGACAAGAAAACGAGTCAAGTTAGATTCAACTTATGAGCTGTATAAAAATATTCCTGCTGCAATGCCCAGTGAGTGCGTAAGTCTTAAGGAAGCTCTAAAGGCTCACACTATCAATGCAGCATATCAGGCACATTTGGAGAATATAACCGGTTCAATTGAAGTAGGAAAGTCCGCAGAGTTTGCAGTTTTGGACAGCGACATTGAGAACACGCCGGCAGAAAATATTCAAGATATTAGAGTGCTTGAGACAGTCTTTAAGGGAAAAACAGTTTTTAAGCGGGCTTAA